In a genomic window of Deltaproteobacteria bacterium HGW-Deltaproteobacteria-2:
- the mobB gene encoding molybdopterin-guanine dinucleotide biosynthesis protein B: MTTPIISIVGKSNSGKTTLIEKLIPELVKRGYQVATIKHNVHGFDIDHEGKDSWRHKKAGAHTTVISSAQRAALIEDLDHDHSLAEIRDKYIKGADIILSEGYKGNPFPKIEIFRSELKRDLLCKKEDNLLAIASDIIMDTGVPCFNINDTKGIVDLIESKFLK; the protein is encoded by the coding sequence ATGACTACACCAATCATATCTATTGTCGGTAAATCCAATTCCGGCAAAACAACATTAATAGAAAAACTGATTCCGGAACTGGTTAAAAGAGGATATCAGGTGGCTACAATCAAGCATAATGTTCACGGGTTTGACATAGATCATGAAGGAAAAGACAGCTGGCGTCATAAAAAAGCCGGTGCCCATACAACGGTGATTTCCTCCGCTCAACGGGCAGCTTTAATTGAAGACCTGGATCATGATCATTCGCTTGCCGAAATCAGAGATAAATATATCAAAGGCGCGGACATAATTCTTTCCGAAGGTTACAAAGGCAATCCTTTCCCCAAAATTGAAATATTCCGTTCTGAACTAAAACGTGATTTGTTATGTAAAAAAGAAGATAATTTATTGGCCATTGCTTCAGATATAATTATGGATACCGGTGTTCCTTGTTTCAATATCAATGACACCAAAGGCATTGTTGATTTAATTGAAAGTAAATTTTTAAAATAG